The nucleotide sequence CGCTTGTTACAAACGGGCTTTCTGGATCGAATGGAATTGTGTTTTTATTAACGGTTACACCGATATCATCCAATGCTTTCTCAGCATCTTTACCTGTAATATTCAAGTTGCGCAGGTCCACAAGTAATAAGTGGTTATCTGTGCCGTCAGAAACAAGCTTAATGCCTTCAGCTTGAAGACCTTCCGCAAGCTTCTTCGCATTGTTGATAATATTTTGTGAGTATGTTTTGAATGAGTCATCAAGTGCTTCACCAAATGCTACTGCTTTCGCTGCAATCACATGCATAAGTGGTCCGCCTTGAAGACCAGGGAAGATCGATTTATCGATTTTCTTAGCATATTCTTCTTTACATAGAATCATACCGCCACGAGGTCCGCGTAATGTCTTATGTGTTGTTGTTGTAACAAAGTCAGCAAATGGCACAGGATTTTGATGATGTCCTGTCGCAACTAGGCCAGCAATATGTGCCATGTCAACCATTAAGTATGCGCCAACTTCATCTGCAATTTCGCGGAATTTTTTGAAATCAATTTCGCGAGGATATGCACTTGCACCTGCGACGATTAATTTTGGTTTGTGCTCTTTTGCTTTTTCTAAGACTGTTTCGTAATTAATTGTACCTGTTTCTTCGTCAACACCATAAGCAACAAAGTTGTATTGAACGCCACTGAAGTTTACTGGGCTTCCGTGTGTTAAGTGACCACCATGTGATAAGTCCATACCAAGCACTGTGTCACCTTGCTCAAGAATTGTGAAGTAGACAGCCATGTTCGCTTGAGCGCCTGAATGAGGCTGGACATTCGCATGCTCTGCACCAAAGATCTCTTTTGCACGGTCGCGCGCAATATTTTCCGCAACATCGACATGCTCACAGCCGCCATAATAACGGCGTCCTGGATAACCTTCTGCATATTTGTTTGTTAGCACCGAACCTTGTGCTTCCATAACCGCTTCGCTTACGAAGTTTTCTGATGCAATTAACTCAATTTTTTCTCGTTGTCTCACTAACTCATCCTGCATTGCTTCAAAAACCGCTTTGTCTTGATTCTGTAAATGTTTCATGATCTTCCCCCGCTTTCTTAATCTCGAAGATAAAAACACTCGGAACGTTCGTCTTTTCACTGAACCAAAATTCTAATTTGCCATTTTTCTTATCTTCATTCTACAAAATACGAAAAATAACGACGTTTCTATTGTAACATGTTTTCGCCAAACTTGAAGAATTAGATTTAATTTTTTGTTATTTCCAAACATTTCATAACAAAGAACAGAATGAAAGCTTAGTGACAGCTTTCATTCTCCTTCGTTACGCGATAGACGGCTCGTGCCCCGCCAATTAACTTCGGACGGACTTTCGCCATTGTAATATGAGCAAAACCAACTTCTTTTATTTCACTGCGGATCGGCACTGCAACGTGTTTTAAGTGCATGCCTATCAATGTGTCTCCGATATCAATACCGGCATCTGCCTTAATATGCTCGACCATTACTGGTTCTTTGAAGTGATTATACGCATAGGCTGCCATAGATCCGCCTGCAGACGGAACCGGGATAACCGCGACAGGGTCCAAATCTTGCTTACGGGCAGTAGAGCTTTCGACAACGAGAGCACGATTGAGGTGTTCACAACATTGGAAAGCCAGCTGAACGCCTGTCTGCTCTCGAAACTCTTCAAATACTTCATACAGCTCTGCCGCTACTTCGGTTGTCCCTGCACTTCCAATATGTTTCCCGGCAACTTCACTTGTGCTGCATCCGACAACGAAGATATAGTCTTGTGAAAGTTGTGCCTCTGCATGTAAATCCGCCAATGCTTTCTGTAAGGATTGACGCATTTTCTTCATATCTAGACTCATGGCACTTGAACTTCCTTTCAATTAAGAAGATTTATTTTCGTATTCTGTAATTTTTGCTACACGACGTTCGTGACGGCCACCTTCATAATCAGTCGTTAACCAAACCTTTGCAATCTCACGTGCAAGACCTGGCCCGATTACACGCTCACCCATTGCAAGCACGTTACTATCATTATGCTCTCTTGTTGCTTTTGCACTGAATAAATCATGAACAAGTGCACAGCGAACTCCTTTTACTTTATTCGCTGAAATTGACATGCCAATGCCTGTCCCACAAATGACAATACCTCGGTCAAATTCGCCGTTTGCGACTCCTTCAGCTACCGGAAAGCCATAATCAGGATAGTCGACAGAAGTATCACACTCACAGCCAAAATCTTTATACTCAATATTCATTTCATCCATTAAGCTTTTTATTTCCTCGCGAATATTTATGCCACCGTGATCAGAACTGATTGCTACTTTCATTTTATTCGTCCTCCCTATTTAAGAGCTTTTTTATTTATTTTGAACGGGTATATCGTTTCTTTCAACTTTTGTGCTTCATCTTGGCTAAATTATCTCTCTGTTTTTGAGAGTTTTTCAATTAATTTGTCGATTAATACATCAATTTCAAGCAATGTATCTCGATATTGTTCAACTGAACCTCCGAATGGATCAGAGATATCAGGATTTTCATTCTCTGTTTCAACGAACTCTCTTAGAACATAAACCTTTTCCGTAGATTCAGGGACATGCATGAGAAGCATTTGCTTATGGCCTGTTGTCATCGTTAAGATAAGATCTGCCCAATCAATTAATTCAGGTTGAAGCGAACTCGAGGAATGAACAAATTCAATTCCTTTTTCCTTCAATACCTCTAATGATTGTGGAGACGCTTCACTTCCATCCGAAGCAAAGACACCCGCTGACTTGGCTTCAAACTTTCCAGCGGCTTTTTTATTAAAAATCGCTTCTGCCATCGGGCTCCGGCATGTATTTCCAGTACAGACGAACAACACATTCTTCATTACTTTACCTCCTTCCAACGCCAAACTCTGCTATACACATTATAAACGATATAAAAGTATTGGCATACATTTGAAACGCAAGAAATAAGCTGGTCCACCTAAGGAAGTTCGCAACACAAAGAAACCAGCATTTCCTTCATGCTGGTTTTAGACAAACAATAATTTAATTCCGATTGCCAATAATATACTTCCTCCAAGCGCTTCTCCATAAGAACCAAGCCATGATTGAACTTTCCGCCCAAGCAGTAAGCCAGCCCAAGTCAATGCCGTACTGAATAGACCAAACATTGCAATCGCAAGAATCACTCGTGCTCCATAGATTCCTAGACTCAATCCTACAGAAAAACTATCAAGGCTGACACTCAAGGCAAATAGAAGCAACCCGAACCCGACAGGCATAATGAGTGATTCTTCACTTGAACGAAATGAAGAAATAATCATCTGTACGCCTAATATTAGAAGCAATGCGCCCCCAATATAAACGGCAATCCCTTCAAAATGTTCAGAAAGCAAACTACCGAAAAACATGCCAGACAGCGGCATAATGACATGAAAGAGACCAATCGTCAAACCAATAACAAAAATTCGTTTAAGCCTTAGCTGGAGCATTCCCATACCAAGTCCTACAGAGAATGCATCCATTCCTAAGGCAAATGCCATTACTGCTAATGTGAAAACTTCAAACGCCCATTCTGTTACATTCATCTCAAACCCCCTAGGACTTGCTAATTCAACATATGCTAGTCCTAAGGGGAATAGAAGTATCTTTTCTGCTTGAAAAAGAAAGAGATTTACACTAGGATTCTGTACGGATCACCCGATGCCCTGCTGCTTTAAGCAGACGATTCATAACCGCCTCGCCTACCTCCGTTTCAGGGAAACGTTCACTAAGAATCACATCTAATTTATGCGTATCAAAGTCACGCAACACACCATACAAGTGCCGGGCAACAGTTTTTAAATCAGCTCGCGTTCCGCATGATAAAACAATATCAGCTTCATAGAAATCTTTATTTTCTTCGGTTGTTAATATACCAACACGTCGCCCTTGCTTTTTCACTTTATCTACAAGCTCCTGGATCATATACTTGTCACCATCTACCACAGAAAGTTCAGCGTCCGGTGCGTAATGTGTATATTTCATTCCTGGAGATTTCGGAGCTTCTTCAGCCTTCTGCAAGGATGGATCGAATGCAATCTTACCTATGACTTGTTCAATCTGACTCTTCGTAATACCACCTGGACGAAGGATCATCGGCGGCTCACACGTTACGTCAAGAACCGTTGATTCAACACCCACACCTGTTTCACCGCCATCAAGAATCCCCGCAATTTTACCGTCAAGATCAAACTCTACATGTTCAGCCTTCGTCGGACTCGGCTTACCAGAGCGATTTGCACTTGGCGCTGCTAACGGAAGTCCGGAGGCTTCAATTAACGCTTGAGCAACAGGATGATCCGGCATACGCACAGCAACCGTTGATAATCCAGCAGTCACCTTCTCCGATGCTTTTCCATTCGATTGAAAAATCATCGTCAGTGGTCCCGGCCAATAAGCATCAATCAATGCTTGAGCTTTTTCATTTATATGTGCAGTTAATTGCTTTAATTGTTCTACATTCGATATATGGACAATTAATGGGTTGTCACTCGGTCTTCCTTTCGCTGCAAAAATCTTCTCCACAGCCCTATCATTTAACGCATTTGCTCCTAGACCATAGACCGTTTCAGTTGGAAATCCAATCACTTCATTCTCTTTTATCCACAGTGCTGCCTCTTGAATCTGTGGATTTTCTGTTATTATTTCACTTTGTTGGTTAATTTTCCATCTAATTGTTTTCAAGTTATCCACAGGAATCACTCCTACTTTCAAAAAATATCCACATGGCTGTCTGTAAATTCGCTTATTTTTCTGAATTATTCGTTGTTTTTGCGTGTTTCCTAAGAAAAAGCAAAAGTTACCCACTATTTTGTGGATAACTTAGTGGATAGTGTGTATAAGTGAATGATACTCGACACTTTATCCACACCTTCAAATTATGAGAACAGCTCTACAGCTTTTTTCAACCATTCGAACACAAAAAATTTAATTTCTGTTTCATCTTTTTCTTCTTCCTTATCTGGCGTTTCAGCTTTAACTGCATCACCATTCGAGAAATCTAAGAAACAAAGCGGCGGAAATAGCACACACCACCAGTTCGCTCCTTTTCCTTCTCCAAGTGTAATGACAACTGCTTCATATGTCCCAGCAGGATAAATAAATTGACCGTACATCTTTGTTGGAAACTTCGCCATTTCAAAATCAACGGAATAAATTTCATCACTCTGTTGTTCAGCTAGTACAGCTTCTACAATGGCTTCAATTTCAGCTTGGCTTGATTTAATCTTCGTTCTCGCTTCCTCAATTGATGTCATATCTGCTACCCAAAGGTTAATTTGTTTATTTACTTCATCACGAACAAGTCGTTTCACTTGCTGGTCTTTCATAGAATCACTGTTTGCTAGAATCCGAAGGCGAATCGCCTCTTTCGGAATTTCAAATGCTCCCTCATTCTGCTGACCTGCTGCTTGAACATCATATTGCTGAAATAGAACAACACCTACATATGAAAGTATAAAATAAATGATTGCTAGTTTCTTCATAATTATTTCTCCCTCCGTCTCTATAAAAACATTGTGGACGGAAAAGGAGAAATCTATACATTGATTTAAAGTTTAGTTCTCATCATTTAGAAAAGCAAAAACCATTCGTTCTTTCCCATTGATATCATCTTCGATTTCTACAGTTGCTTTTGGATATTGCGAAAGAATGAATGCTTCTAAATCTTTACCTTGGCCGGAACCAATTTCAAATGCGATAAGTCCATTTGGCTTCATCACCTTCGGAAGCTGGCTAATAATCACCCGATAACAATCTAAGCCATCATCTCCACCTGCAAGTGCTAAAATCGGCTCATGGTCTCTCACGATATCTTCTAATTTCATTACTTCCTCACGCGGAATATAAGGGGGATTCGAGACAAGAATATCTAATTTCACCCCACGTTCCATAATCGGCTCAAGAAAGCTGCCATTGAAAAAGGTCACTTCCGCTCCAAGCATCTTCGCATTGTGTTGAGCTGTTCCCAATGCTTTTTCAGAAATATCAACAGCTAACACATCCAAATTACGTGCTTCTAATGCCATCGTCGTCGCAATAATCCCACTACCAGTCCCGATATCGGCAAGCTGAAACGCTCCATCTCGAGATTGAAGATCGTCCATTCGCTTTAAGACACCTTGTACCAATTCTTCCGTTTCAGGACGGGGAATAAGAACATGCGGGTTTACTTGAAACATTCGCCCATAGAATTCTTCTCTGCCTGTTATATGCTGAACTGGCGTACCATCTGCATACTTCTTAACATCACGTACGAACACCTCAACCTTATCTTGCGGAAACGATTCACGCATATTGAAAAATAATTGAGAGCGCGTTAAATCAAGGTGATAACAAAGCAACAATTTCGCTGCTTCTTCTTCACGGCCTGCTTCCTTCAAAAAAGAAGAAGCCCAATTAAGGGCTTCAAAAATCTTCGAAAAAGAATGCATCATTGCTCGGCACTCTCCATACGTTTTGTTTGATCTTCCATAATAAGCGGATCAATAATTTCATCTAATTTCCCTTGTAAAATCTGGTCAAGCTTTTGAAGCGTTAAACCAATTCGGTGGTCTGTTACACGTGTTTGCGGGAAATTGTACGTACGAATACGCTCTGAGCGATCACCCGTTCCAACTGCCATCTTACGGTTTTCAGCATACTCCGCCTGTGCTTCCTGCTGGAACTTATCATAGATACGAGCACGCAATACTTTCATTGCCTTCTCTTTGTTCTTAATCTGGGATTTCTCATCTTGGCAGGAAACGACTACACCAGTCGGAACATGCGTTAAGCGAACCGCAGACATTGTTGTATTAACACTTTGACCACCAGGACCACTAGAAGCAAACGTATCAACACGAATGTCTTTTTCATTAATATCGATTTCAACCTCTTCCGCCTCAGGTAATACCGCGACTGTTGAAGTTGACGTATGAATGCGGCCGCCAGACTCTGTCTCAGGTACACGTTGCACACGGTGTGCACCATTTTCATACTTCAATCTTGAGTAAGCACCATTTCCGTTAATCATAAAAATAATTTCTTTGTATCCGCCAAGTTCTGTCGAGCTCGCTTCAATCACTTCTGTCTTCCAGCCTTTTGCTTCAGCATAACGGCTGTACATGCGATAAAGGTCACCTGCGAACAATGCTGCTTCATCACCACCAGCAGCACCACGGATTTCCATGATAACGTTCTTATCATCATTCGGATCTTTCGGAACAAGCAAGCGCTTAAGCTGGTCAGAAAGAGTCTCTTCACGTTCAGCTAATTCAGAGATTTCCTCTTTCACCATTTCTCTCATATCCGCATCAAGCTTATCTTCAAGCATCACTTTTGCATCATCGAGCTGCTCTTTCACATCTTTATATTCACGATACACTTGCACCGTCTCTTCAATGCTAGATTGCTCTTTCGAATATTCACGCAGCTTGTTGCTGTCACTAATCACATCTGGGTCACTCAATAACTCATTTAATTTCTCATACCGGTCTTCAATTGACTGTAACTTATCTAACATGTCAATCACCTCATCGAATCAAGTCCATAACATTCTAATTATATTATACTCAGCATATGTAGTCAAAAGAAAAGCGGAGGCGGCTTGTTCAGGGGTGACAAGCATAAGGCAGAATGCGGAGGGGACCGCCTTTTGTCCCCGCAGCAGGCTGACTTATGACCTCGAGCCCCTAGCCGCCGCAGCTGGACACCCCGAAAAGCGGAGGCGGCTCGTTTCAGGTACGTCCACCGACCTCCAAAATATAAAGAAAAAACTCGTTCCAAATGGAGCGAGTTATTTAGCATTTCTGACTCTCAGTACAACTTCGTACCTTTGTACAGCCATTGTTAATTTCTTTTCAAGCTCTTTTCTGTATTTCCGAAGCTCTTCTTTGGAATAATTCTCTTTAGGTCTAACATAGACATATGCTTTTCTGCCATTTGTGAAAATCATTCCTGGGTTGAACTTTCCGTCTGTGACGACAACGCCGCGAAGCATATCTTGTGAAGCACCAGTTGTATTCTGTGTTTTCCGTTCTCCAATGTTCAAAAAGTTCGGATTCTGGTCTTCATATAATTCTTCGCCTTCTTCAGGCCGGTAGCTCGGATTTGTTTGGTTAATTTTCATTTGGCCTTCCAAATCTTCACCTTGAAGAATTTCAGTTTTTTCAGGATTAGCAGGCGTACAAGCTCCTGTAAAGCCAATCAATCCCGCTAATACAGCTATTGAAAATGTTTTTTTCATTTGAGATTTCCCCCTTTTATGGGGTAGTTTCTCCAAACGAACATCGAATACTTAAGTAAATATTGGTATAATACTAATCCTGAGAATGAACGGAGTCCTTTTCTGCAAAAAGCTTGTTCACAGGATGTTTAGGCACTTCATGGCAATGGCGACAACGTGGCTCATATGCTTCTGATGCTCCAACTAAAATAATTGGATCATCATACGAAGCAGGCTTTCCATTAATTAAACGTTGCGTTCTGCTTGCCGGCGACCCGCAACACGGACAAATGGCCTGTAGCTTCGTAACTGATTCTGCAATGGCCATTAATTGCGGCATACTTCCGAACGGCTCTCCACGAAAATCTTGGTCTAATCCAGCTACGATAACTCGATAACCGCGATCTGCTAGCCCTGCTGCTACATTCACAACCTCTTCATCCAAGAACTGTACTTCATCAATTCCAATAATATCAACTTCTGGTTCAACAAGATCTAGAATCTCACGCGCTTTTGCTACGGGAGTAGCCATATATGACGTGCCGTTGTGTGAAACAACCGCTTCATTGTCATAACGATTGTCTATTTGTGGCTTAAAGACTTGGACAGTCATCTTTCCAAATTCAGCTCGTCGAATACGCCGAATTAATTCCTCAGACTTTCCCGAAAACATACTGCCGCAAATCACTTCAAGCCAACCATTGTGTTTCATCACATACACGATCTTACGTCCTCCTTTGCCGGCGCAGCATTATTAATATTTTCAAATAAAACCAATCAATGTATGAACATACAAAAAGCAGGCAAGAATCCTTGCCTGCTTCGTTTCATCCAACTGCTCAACGCTTTGAACAAAATGAAACAATCCGTCAACCGGTATATTGAACCGATTACTTAAGGTTGTATTTTTTTCTAAAGCGGTCAACACGTCCACCAGCGTCAGCAAATTTCTGACGTCCAGTATAGAACGGGTGGCACTCTGAGCATACCTCAACGCGTAATTCGTCCGTAACAGAGCCCGTTTCAAACTCGTTACCGCAAGAACATTTAACCATCACTTTATTGTATTGTGGATGGATTGCTTGTTTCATGTGATTCCACTCCTTTTTGCCCTGAATCCTTTGGAAACAGAGTTATCGTTGCACACTGAGAGAATTATATCAAGCTTGCAGATGTTTTGCAACTTGAATCTTTAAGAATAAGAACGTCTTGTGATGTTATTACCTTTCGGCGTTGTTTTCACAAGTTCAAAAAATTCTTCATTTGTTTTCGTTTCCTTCAAAGCTTTCAAGAAACGATCCGCAAAATCCGGTGAGTCACTCATTGTTTTGCGAATTGTCCATAGCTTATCTAAATGTTTCTTCGGAATCAACAATTCTTCCTTACGTGTTCCAGAACGGCGAATATCAATTGCCGGGAAGATACGACGCTCAGCAAGGCCGCGGTCTAAGTGTAATTCCATATTACCTGTCCCTTTGAACTCTTCATAGATCACGTCGTCCATGCGGGAGCCTGTATCAACAAGAGCCGTTGCTAAAATCGTTAAGCTTCCACCTTCTTCAATGTTACGAGCTGCACCGAAGAAACGTTTTGGGCGATGGAATGCTGCTGGATCAATACCACCTGAAAGCGTTCGGCCACTTGGTGGAATAGTTAAGTTATAAGCGCGCGCCAAACGAGTAATACTATCCATTAGAATGACAACATCTTTTTTGTGCTCAACAAGTCGCATTGCTCGCTCAAGCACTAACTCAGCAACCTTAATGTGATTTTCTGGCACCTCATCAAACGTCGAACTAACGACATCACCATTGACTGAGCGCTCAATATCAGTAACTTCTTCTGGGCGTTCATCAACTAATAAGACGATTAATTCTGCATGTGGATAGTTTGTAGTAATACTGTTGGCAATTTCTTTTAAGAGCATTGTTTTACCAGCTTTAGGAGGAGCAACAATTAAACCACGCTGACCAAATCCAACCGGAGCGATCACATCCATAATACGTGTAGATAAATGATTAGGTGTTGTTTCAAGTACGATGTGGCGGTCAGGATAAAGCGGCGTTAAAGCTGGGAAGTGAACACGTTCCTTTGCTGTTTCAGGGTCTTCGCCATTAACTGCTTCAACATGAAGCAAACCGTAATAACGCTCATTTTCTTTCGGCGGTCTTACTTTCCCAGAAACTTTATCCCCATTACGCAAATCAAAACGTCGAATCTGCGATGCTGAAATATAAATATCTTCTGCACTTGGCGAATAATTAATTGGTCTTAAGAATCCAAACCCTTCCGACTGAATAATTTCTAAGACACCTTCCATGAAAAGAAGGCCATCTTGCTCTGCTTGCGCCTTTAAGATTGAGAAAATCAATTCTTTTTTATTTAGCTTGCTGTAATACGAAACTTTATAATTACGCGCATGCTCATACAATTCTTTTAACGTTAAATTTTCTAAGCTAGAAATTGTTAAAGCCATTTAGACACCACTCTTTTTCAATTTTCAATCTAGTAAATCAATCTAATAAAAGTATAAAGGATATAATAAGATAGAGGCTGCAGCCGTAAGAAGGTTACACATAAACTCTATGATTAGTGGAGTTTCAGAAGATTTAGCAGCAGATATTTTTCTCTATAGACTATATGTTTCTTATTTTAACCAAAACATAACGCAGTATTCAACATAAAACTAGCAAAAGAAGCAGACATCATGTGACTATCAAAATGTCACTATACTTTC is from Bacillus tianshenii and encodes:
- the glyA gene encoding serine hydroxymethyltransferase, with amino-acid sequence MKHLQNQDKAVFEAMQDELVRQREKIELIASENFVSEAVMEAQGSVLTNKYAEGYPGRRYYGGCEHVDVAENIARDRAKEIFGAEHANVQPHSGAQANMAVYFTILEQGDTVLGMDLSHGGHLTHGSPVNFSGVQYNFVAYGVDEETGTINYETVLEKAKEHKPKLIVAGASAYPREIDFKKFREIADEVGAYLMVDMAHIAGLVATGHHQNPVPFADFVTTTTHKTLRGPRGGMILCKEEYAKKIDKSIFPGLQGGPLMHVIAAKAVAFGEALDDSFKTYSQNIINNAKKLAEGLQAEGIKLVSDGTDNHLLLVDLRNLNITGKDAEKALDDIGVTVNKNTIPFDPESPFVTSGVRIGTAAVTSRGFGEAEMEEIAKIIALTLKNIDNEEVLKEAKERVAKLTSGFELYPER
- a CDS encoding TIGR01440 family protein, with the protein product MKKMRQSLQKALADLHAEAQLSQDYIFVVGCSTSEVAGKHIGSAGTTEVAAELYEVFEEFREQTGVQLAFQCCEHLNRALVVESSTARKQDLDPVAVIPVPSAGGSMAAYAYNHFKEPVMVEHIKADAGIDIGDTLIGMHLKHVAVPIRSEIKEVGFAHITMAKVRPKLIGGARAVYRVTKENESCH
- the rpiB gene encoding ribose 5-phosphate isomerase B is translated as MKVAISSDHGGINIREEIKSLMDEMNIEYKDFGCECDTSVDYPDYGFPVAEGVANGEFDRGIVICGTGIGMSISANKVKGVRCALVHDLFSAKATREHNDSNVLAMGERVIGPGLAREIAKVWLTTDYEGGRHERRVAKITEYENKSS
- a CDS encoding low molecular weight protein arginine phosphatase; this translates as MKNVLFVCTGNTCRSPMAEAIFNKKAAGKFEAKSAGVFASDGSEASPQSLEVLKEKGIEFVHSSSSLQPELIDWADLILTMTTGHKQMLLMHVPESTEKVYVLREFVETENENPDISDPFGGSVEQYRDTLLEIDVLIDKLIEKLSKTER
- a CDS encoding manganese efflux pump MntP family protein, with amino-acid sequence MNVTEWAFEVFTLAVMAFALGMDAFSVGLGMGMLQLRLKRIFVIGLTIGLFHVIMPLSGMFFGSLLSEHFEGIAVYIGGALLLILGVQMIISSFRSSEESLIMPVGFGLLLFALSVSLDSFSVGLSLGIYGARVILAIAMFGLFSTALTWAGLLLGRKVQSWLGSYGEALGGSILLAIGIKLLFV
- a CDS encoding L-threonylcarbamoyladenylate synthase, encoding MKTIRWKINQQSEIITENPQIQEAALWIKENEVIGFPTETVYGLGANALNDRAVEKIFAAKGRPSDNPLIVHISNVEQLKQLTAHINEKAQALIDAYWPGPLTMIFQSNGKASEKVTAGLSTVAVRMPDHPVAQALIEASGLPLAAPSANRSGKPSPTKAEHVEFDLDGKIAGILDGGETGVGVESTVLDVTCEPPMILRPGGITKSQIEQVIGKIAFDPSLQKAEEAPKSPGMKYTHYAPDAELSVVDGDKYMIQELVDKVKKQGRRVGILTTEENKDFYEADIVLSCGTRADLKTVARHLYGVLRDFDTHKLDVILSERFPETEVGEAVMNRLLKAAGHRVIRTES
- the spoIIR gene encoding stage II sporulation protein R, encoding MKKLAIIYFILSYVGVVLFQQYDVQAAGQQNEGAFEIPKEAIRLRILANSDSMKDQQVKRLVRDEVNKQINLWVADMTSIEEARTKIKSSQAEIEAIVEAVLAEQQSDEIYSVDFEMAKFPTKMYGQFIYPAGTYEAVVITLGEGKGANWWCVLFPPLCFLDFSNGDAVKAETPDKEEEKDETEIKFFVFEWLKKAVELFS
- the prmC gene encoding peptide chain release factor N(5)-glutamine methyltransferase, with the translated sequence MMHSFSKIFEALNWASSFLKEAGREEEAAKLLLCYHLDLTRSQLFFNMRESFPQDKVEVFVRDVKKYADGTPVQHITGREEFYGRMFQVNPHVLIPRPETEELVQGVLKRMDDLQSRDGAFQLADIGTGSGIIATTMALEARNLDVLAVDISEKALGTAQHNAKMLGAEVTFFNGSFLEPIMERGVKLDILVSNPPYIPREEVMKLEDIVRDHEPILALAGGDDGLDCYRVIISQLPKVMKPNGLIAFEIGSGQGKDLEAFILSQYPKATVEIEDDINGKERMVFAFLNDEN
- the prfA gene encoding peptide chain release factor 1, producing the protein MLDKLQSIEDRYEKLNELLSDPDVISDSNKLREYSKEQSSIEETVQVYREYKDVKEQLDDAKVMLEDKLDADMREMVKEEISELAEREETLSDQLKRLLVPKDPNDDKNVIMEIRGAAGGDEAALFAGDLYRMYSRYAEAKGWKTEVIEASSTELGGYKEIIFMINGNGAYSRLKYENGAHRVQRVPETESGGRIHTSTSTVAVLPEAEEVEIDINEKDIRVDTFASSGPGGQSVNTTMSAVRLTHVPTGVVVSCQDEKSQIKNKEKAMKVLRARIYDKFQQEAQAEYAENRKMAVGTGDRSERIRTYNFPQTRVTDHRIGLTLQKLDQILQGKLDEIIDPLIMEDQTKRMESAEQ
- a CDS encoding thymidine kinase, which encodes MYVMKHNGWLEVICGSMFSGKSEELIRRIRRAEFGKMTVQVFKPQIDNRYDNEAVVSHNGTSYMATPVAKAREILDLVEPEVDIIGIDEVQFLDEEVVNVAAGLADRGYRVIVAGLDQDFRGEPFGSMPQLMAIAESVTKLQAICPCCGSPASRTQRLINGKPASYDDPIILVGASEAYEPRCRHCHEVPKHPVNKLFAEKDSVHSQD
- the rpmE gene encoding 50S ribosomal protein L31, giving the protein MKQAIHPQYNKVMVKCSCGNEFETGSVTDELRVEVCSECHPFYTGRQKFADAGGRVDRFRKKYNLK
- the rho gene encoding transcription termination factor Rho, translating into MALTISSLENLTLKELYEHARNYKVSYYSKLNKKELIFSILKAQAEQDGLLFMEGVLEIIQSEGFGFLRPINYSPSAEDIYISASQIRRFDLRNGDKVSGKVRPPKENERYYGLLHVEAVNGEDPETAKERVHFPALTPLYPDRHIVLETTPNHLSTRIMDVIAPVGFGQRGLIVAPPKAGKTMLLKEIANSITTNYPHAELIVLLVDERPEEVTDIERSVNGDVVSSTFDEVPENHIKVAELVLERAMRLVEHKKDVVILMDSITRLARAYNLTIPPSGRTLSGGIDPAAFHRPKRFFGAARNIEEGGSLTILATALVDTGSRMDDVIYEEFKGTGNMELHLDRGLAERRIFPAIDIRRSGTRKEELLIPKKHLDKLWTIRKTMSDSPDFADRFLKALKETKTNEEFFELVKTTPKGNNITRRSYS